From Psychromonas sp. psych-6C06, one genomic window encodes:
- the argR gene encoding transcriptional regulator ArgR, with protein MKQSTELMDFFKTLLKKERLSSQGEIVDALQEAGFHNINQSKVSRMLSKSGAVRTRNAKREMVYCLPAELGIPTTSSPLKNLVVDIDCNDSLIVLRTSPGAAQLIARLLDSIGKTEGILGTIAGDDTIFITPTDCQQMDKTLKVIKQLFN; from the coding sequence ATGAAACAATCAACTGAATTAATGGATTTCTTCAAAACGTTACTAAAAAAAGAACGCCTTAGCTCGCAAGGTGAGATAGTTGACGCATTACAAGAAGCAGGGTTTCATAATATTAACCAGTCTAAAGTATCACGCATGTTGAGTAAGTCAGGTGCAGTACGCACTCGTAATGCGAAACGTGAGATGGTGTATTGCTTACCTGCCGAATTAGGCATCCCTACAACGAGTAGCCCATTAAAAAACTTAGTCGTTGATATTGATTGTAATGATAGCCTTATTGTTCTTAGGACTAGCCCTGGAGCGGCACAACTGATTGCTCGTTTACTTGATTCTATCGGTAAAACAGAAGGGATCTTAGGGACTATTGCCGGCGATGATACTATATTTATTACCCCTACAGACTGTCAACAAATGGATAAAACATTGAAGGTCATTAAACAACTTTTTAATTAA
- a CDS encoding type IV pilin protein, with translation MDKITLTGFTLIELLIVIAIMGILGSIAYPSYQNYMLEARRGDAKTELIKAQLKQTSLHILNPNYSDDESALGMANSDYYTFTVTSAGTTTYSMQAVAKGLQLSDTGCTTLTIDQDSNQTPASCW, from the coding sequence ATGGATAAGATCACGCTGACCGGTTTTACATTAATTGAACTATTAATTGTCATTGCGATTATGGGGATTCTTGGCAGTATTGCTTATCCGTCATATCAAAACTATATGTTAGAAGCGCGCCGTGGTGATGCAAAAACCGAGCTTATTAAAGCGCAACTAAAACAAACTAGCTTGCATATATTAAACCCCAATTACTCTGATGATGAATCAGCACTAGGAATGGCTAATAGTGATTATTATACCTTTACCGTTACCTCTGCCGGCACAACCACCTACTCAATGCAAGCGGTTGCGAAGGGACTGCAACTTAGTGATACAGGTTGTACTACATTAACAATTGACCAAGATAGTAATCAAACACCAGCAAGTTGCTGGTAA
- a CDS encoding GspH/FimT family pseudopilin, which translates to MLNLFIKGFSLIEMLVAIFVVAIILTIGMPSFKAMLDGNRLKGGSDALYFMLSLTKTESIKRNKNVFLKITSGTNWCIGVNEEDANCDCNTSPFTCDVAVINASQYEGLTLSSTYVSPFFDRVRGGFNEPDKLFTLESDSNTSVQIRINLLGAVRMCGVDGVLDLYHC; encoded by the coding sequence TTGCTCAATCTATTTATAAAAGGGTTCTCATTGATAGAGATGTTGGTAGCGATATTTGTGGTCGCTATTATTCTAACTATTGGTATGCCTTCATTTAAAGCGATGCTTGATGGGAATAGGCTAAAAGGTGGTAGTGACGCGCTTTATTTTATGCTTAGCCTAACCAAAACAGAGTCTATTAAGCGTAACAAAAATGTGTTTTTAAAAATAACCTCTGGTACGAATTGGTGTATTGGCGTTAACGAAGAGGATGCAAATTGTGATTGTAATACCAGCCCTTTCACCTGCGATGTCGCAGTGATTAATGCCAGCCAATATGAAGGGTTAACATTAAGCTCAACTTATGTTTCTCCTTTTTTCGACCGCGTAAGAGGGGGATTTAATGAGCCTGATAAATTGTTTACGCTTGAGTCTGATAGCAATACATCGGTTCAAATTCGCATTAATTTGCTCGGAGCTGTTCGCATGTGTGGTGTGGATGGGGTATTAGATTTATACCATTGTTAA